Within Massilia litorea, the genomic segment GCAGCGCGCCCCAGCCGCCGGCGCCCGGATTGCCCTTGCAGGCGCCATCGGTAAAAATTTCCACTTTCGTCGTCATGCCAGGCGGTCTTTCCTTGATTCTTTATTCTCTGTTGGTTGCCGGGACAGCCTGCGGCGCCCGGCTCGACTTCTTGTTCCACGCCGGCCCGATCAGGTGCATGCCTTTCACGCGCTTGATCGCGTGCACGATGTAGACGGCGCCAAGGTAGGGCCACCACTTCTGCCCTGCCCCTTCCATCACCGCGAAGCGGTTGATCCACTGGGCCGTGCGAAACGGTGGCGCGTAACAGCCGAAATGGCTGCGCGTGACGCCAAGATTCAACAATTTTAACCAGTCTTTCATGCGGGGCATAGAGATGAATTCGCCTGCCGCCGGCAGGTAGCCGCTGCGCGTGACCTTGCCCAGCCCCTGGCGCACGCCCCACAGGCTGGCCGGATTGAAGCCGCAGATGATCACCTGCCCTTCGGGGATCAGCACGCGCTCGACCTCGCGCAGCACCTGGTGCGGCTCGGCCGCGAACTCGAGCACGTGCGGCAGCACGACCAGGTCCAGGCTTTGCGAAGCGAAGGGCAGCTCGGCGAAATCGAGGGCCACGGCGATCTGCTTGCCGCTGGCGGCGAACTCGAGTTCGTCGAAGGTCGAGGTGCGCGTTGCCGCCTGCCACTTGTTCGGCATACGGTTCGCGGCCAGGGCGTCGATCTGCGGGACGCCGATCTGGACCGCGTTATAGCCGAAGATATCGGCCGTCAGCTCGTCGAGGCAAGCCTGCTCGAAGGCGCGCACATAGGCGCCTGCCGGGGAAAGCAGCCACTCGTCGAGCGCTATAATGGATTTTTCTGACGCAGCGCTATCCATGCCACCCTCTCATGCAAACCAGACCAGATTCCAACGGCGATCACGCCGCGCGTAATGATTTGAGTGTCCTGACCATACCAGCGTTCAAGGATAATTATCTTTGGCTGATCCACGACGGGTCGAACGCCGCCGTCGTCGATCCCGGCGATGCGGCGCCCATCCTGGCGGCGCTCGCCGCGCACGGCCTGACCCTTACCGCCATTCTACTCACCCATCACCATGCTGACCACATTGGTGGCGTGCCCGCCCTGCTCGACCGTTTCGATGTGCCGGTATTCGGCCCGCGCAACGACGGCATCGATGCGGTGACCGAGCCGCTGGGCGAAGGCGACCGCATCACGGTACCGGGCCTGGGACTGGAGCTGGCCGTGCTCGAGGTGCCGGGCCACACGCTCGGCCATATCGCCTATGTGCGTACCACGCCGGGCCTGCATTGGCTGTTCTGCGGCGACACCCTGTTCGCCGGCGGCTGCGGCCGCCTGTTCGAAGGGACGCCGGCCCAGATGGCCGCGTCGCTCGACAAGCTCGCCAGCCTGCCCGAGGATACCGAAGTCTATTGCGCGCACGAATACACGCTGTCGAACCTGCGCTTCGCGCTGGCCGTCGAGCCGGACAACAAAGCACTGGTCCTGCGCATCCGCGACGAGAGCGCCAAGCGCGCGGCCGGGCTGCCGACGGTGCCCTCGAGCATAAGCCTGGAGCGCAGCACGAATCCGTTCATCCGTTACCGCGAGCCGGCCATTGCCGAGTCCCTGCTGGCGGCGGGCAAGCTGGAACGTGGGGCCGCGCCGGTGCAGGCATTTGCCGCCCTGCGTGAATGGAAAAACGTGTTCTGAACCGGCACTGCCGGCCTCGTGCAGCTCCCTCTCCCCTTCGGCCCTGCCAGCCTGGCGTGGACGCGTGCGTGGCCGGGCGCTGCATTTTGCTGCCTTTCCTGTGTTGGTTAGTTACATTTCGAAGGTGCGCACCCTTCCCCCGATGCGGGCACCTCATGCATGCCACAGGCGAACGACGCCCGCAAAAAAAGGCGCCGTCGCGATGACGGCGCCTTTTCCCATACCGGCCTGACTCAGATTTCTTCGTACAGCGGCAGCGTCAGGAATTCCGCGAACTGTTCCGAGGTCGACATTTGCTCGAAGATCTCCGCGGCGCGCGCATAGCTCGGGTTGTCCCCGTTCGGCGCTGCTGCCTTGGCGTTCGCCAGTTCTTCCGGAATCATCGCGCGCACCATCTCGGCGGTCACCTTGCGGCCGTCGTCCAGCACGCCCTTCGGCGAACGGATCCACTGCCACACCTGCGAGCGGCTGATCTCGGCGGTGGCGGCATCTTCCATCAGGTTATGAATCGGCACGCAGCCATTGCCCGCCAGCCAGGCGCCCAGGTAGTGGATACCGACGTTGATGTTGTAGCGCAGGCCCGCTTCCGTGATCGGCGCTTCCGGCTTGAAGTCGAGCAGTTGCGCGGCAGTGACTTCGACGTCCGGACGCTGCTTCTCGATCTGGTTCGGCTTGTCGCCGAGCACCTTCTTGAATTCCGTCATCGCCAGCTCGACCAGGCCCGGGTGGGCGACCCAGCCGCCGTCGTAGCCGTCGGTCGCATCGCGCGCCTTGTCGGTACGCACGCCGCCCATGGCGATCTCGTTCTTTTCCGGATCGTTCTTGATCGGGATGAGCGCTGCCATGCCGCCGATCGCCGGCGCGCCGCGCTTGTGGCAGGTCTTCAGCAACAGCAAGGCATAGGCGCGCATGAAGGGCGCGGTCATCGTCACCTTCGGGCGGTCGGCCAGGCAGAAGTCCTTGTCATTCTTAAATTTCTTGATGCACGAGAAGATGTAATCCCAGCGGCCCGCGTTCAGGCCGGCGCTGTGCTCGCGCAGTTCGTACAGGATCTCGTCCATCTCGAAGGCAGCGACGATGGTCTCGATCAGCACGGTCGCCTTGATCGTGCCACGCGGCAGGCCCAGCGCCTCTTGCGTCGCGATGAAGATGTCGTTCCACAGGCGCGCCTCGAGGTGCGATTCCATCTTCGGCAGGTAGAAGTACGGGCCGGCGCCGCGCGCCAGCTGCTCTTTCGCGTTATGGAACATGAACAGGGCGAAATCGAAGATGCCGCCCGAGATGCGCTTGCCGTCGACCAGCACGTGCTTTTCGTCGAGGTGCCAGCCGCGCGGACGCACGACCAGGGTCGCGACCTTGTCGTTCAGCTTGTAGGTCTTGCCGTTCTGCTCGAGCGAGATCGTGCGGCGCACGGCGTCGCGCATGTTGATCTGGCCGGTAATCTGGTTGTCCCAGTTCGGCGTGTTCGAATCCTCGAAGTCGGTCATGTAGCTGTCGGCGCCCGAGTTCAGGGCGTTGATGACCATCTTGCGCTCGACCGGGCCGGTAATTTCAACGCGGCGGCACTCCAGCGCTTGCGGGATCGGCGCGATTTTCCAGTCGCCGTTGCGGATGTGGGCGGTCTCGGGCAGGAAATCCGGGCGCTCGCCGGCGTCCAGGCGTTTCGCGCGCTCGACGCGGGCGGCAAGCAGCTCCTGGCGGCGCGGCTCGAATTTTCGCGTCAACATCGCGACCAGTTCGAGCGCCTCGGGCGTGAGGATTTGTTCGAAACCGGGCTTGATCTCGGCCGAGATTTCCAGGCCTTGCGGGGTGGCGATGGTCATGTGGTGCTCCTTGAAGGGTGTCAAAAATCCTGTGCAGCGGTTGGCCAATGCCGCCCAGTATAAGCCAGCTTGGCGTTTGCCATATCATCAAGTATATTCAACAGAAAGTAGGCAAACGATACATTTGTGCATTTCATTTGTGCGTATTTGTCACAGATGGTGCATCACGATTACAGGAGCGGCGTGGGAAAGTTCAGGGAAATCTCGACCTTTGTCGAAGTGGTGGCGCGCGGCAGCCTGTCGGCGGCGGCGCGGGCCGAGGGAATCGCGCCGGCGATGATCGGGCGCCGCCTGGACGCGCTGGAAAGCCGGCTCGGCGTGAAGCTGCTGCAGAGGACGACGCGGCGCCTCGCCCTGACCGACGAAGGCGCGGCCTTTCTCGAGGATTGCCAGCGCATCCTGGCCGAGATGGAAGAGGCGGAGACGGCCGTGTCCGAACGCAGCGCGCATGCGAAGGGGCACCTGCTGGTGTCGGCCCCGGCCGGCTTCGGACGCCAGCACGTGGCCCCACTGCTGCCCTCTTTCCTGGCCGAACACCGCGAGGTGACGGTCAACCTGAACCTGAACGACCGCGTGGTCGACGTCGTCGGCGAAGGGGTCGATGTCGCGATCCGCATCGCCAGCCTTGGCGACTCGAACCTGGTGGCCGTGAAGCTGGCCGAGAATGCGCGCGTGGTGGTGGCGAGCCCCGCCTACCTGAAGCGCCACGGCACGCCGCGCACGCTGGCCGACCTGGCGCGCCACAACTGCCTGGCGATCAGCAGCGAAGGCAGCCAGCGCGGCTGGACCTTTCGCGAGCACAACAAAACGGTGACGCTGAAGGTGGCCGGCAACATGGTTTGCAACGATGGGGAAGTCCTGCACGACTGGGCGCTGGACGGGAAAGGCCTGGCCTGGCGCTCGATGTGGGAAGTCGGCGCGCACCTCGAGGCGGGGAAACTGGTGACGGTGCTCGACGATTATACGGCGCCGGGCAACGATATCCACGCGGTATTTGCCCAGCGGCGACATTTGCCGCTGCGGATACGCGCCTTTGTCGACTTCCTGCGGCGCGCTTATGCGCAGCCGGATTATTGGCGGGCGGAAATCAAAGAGGTCGAAACCTGAGCGGGCGCCAACACGGCTGAGGAAACGGGTAGCTGTGGCGGCCTTGTGATGACTCCGCCATGCTGTGCGAAAGCGATAGACGAAAAAAAATCCCCGGCAATGCCGAGGATTTTTCATCGTAACTCAGCGATTAGATCGGCTGAATGTTCGATGCTTGTTTGCCCTTAGGACCCGAGGTCACGTCGAACGAGACGCGCTGGTTCTCTTGCAGGGACTTGAAGCCTTGGCTCTGGATAGCCGAGAAGTGCGCGAACAGATCTTCGCCGCCTTCATCAGGGGTGATGAAGCCGAAGCCCTTCGAGTCATTGAACCATTTAACGATGCCAGTTGCCATTACAATTTCCTATTTCAGTTAAGTGGGCTTACGCCCGTTTATGATCGTTTGAAGAAGCAAGAAAGAAATGACAGACAGACTGCACTACTAGCTCGAACCCAACGATCCCGTATTATACCGAATAAAACCGCGCACAAGCAGTTTTCGCAAAATAAAAAAACAGTGTGCGTAACAATGCCGTACACCAACTATTTGCTCGACTATTGCGGGACTCGATTTGCATCGGCACTAGGGAGAATATAGGTCATCGAAGCTTGGCAAGTTTGCGCTGGATCAAACGGCTCGACGCTAGACTTTTGGCCTATGGCAACAGGGAAAACGCGGCGCTGTGATACGCCGGCGCGGGCGCCGCCAGGCCGCTGCGGACAAAATCGTCCAGTGAAGCCAGCCATGCGCGCCAGTCGTCCTCGCCCACGTGTTCGAAAGCCGTCAGCACGCGCAGGCGCTGCTCGAGTGCGCGCGCGCCCTGCCCCAGTTCGCGAAAGCCGAAGGTTACCGCGGCGCCGGCCAGCGTATGCAGCAGCGACTGCAGGTCGTCCGCCAGCGCGGGCGCCGGCGTGGCCGGATCGAAGTCCGCTCCGGCCGCGCCGAGCCGCTGCAGCGTGGCCGGCAGGCCGGCGCGGAAGTCTTCGTTCGCCTGGGTCAAGCGGACAAAGAAGTCCGTATCGTTTGCGCCCGTCACCGCTTACTTGGTGCCGAAGATGCGGTCGCCGGCGTCGCCCAGGCCCGGCACGATATACGCGTGCTCGTTCAGGTGCGAGTCGAGCGAAGCGACATACAGCTTCACGTCCGGATGCGCATCGTGGAAGACCTTGACGCCTTCGGGGGCCGCGACCAGGGCCAGGAAGATGATCTGGTCGTCGCGCACGCCGCGCTTCTTGAGCACGTCGACCGCGTGCACCGCCGAGTTCCCGGTGGCGACCATCGGATCGCACAGGATGAAGGTGCGCTCGGAGGTGTCCGGCAGGCGCACCAGGTATTCGACCGGCTCGTGGGTGTCGGGATCGCGGTACACGCCGATGTGGCCGACGCGCGCCGACGGCACCAGTTCCAGCAGGCCGTCGCTCATGCCGATACCGGCGCGCAGGATCGGCACGATGGCCAGCTTCTTGCCGGCGATGACGGGGGCGTCGATCGTCACCAGCGGGGTCTGGATCGCACGCGTGGTCAGCGGCAGGTCGCGCGTGATCTCGTAGCCCATCAGGAGCGTGATTTCCTTGAGCAGTTCGCGGAAGGTGCGCGTGGAGGTGTCGTGCTCGCGCATGTGCGACAGCTTGTGCTGGATCAGCGGGTGGTTCAGGATGTAGAGGCTCGGGAAGCGCGGGTCTTGTTTCATGATCGACATAAGAGGTGTTCTTTGGTTGAGACGTTCAACCTGCCATTATCCCAGTAGCGCGTCCTTTTGTCGCGCTCCGGCTGTAGAAACTTCATGCTAGAGCTTCAGGGCCCGCGCCAGGATCGCGTCGAGGTCGAGCCCGGACGGCAGCCGGCCGAAGGCGCCGCCCACATCCTGCGCGATGCGCGAGGCGACGAAGGCCTCGGCCACATACGGCGGCGCATGCTGCAGCAGCAGTGCGCCCTGCACCGCGATCACCAGCCGCTCGGCGAGCCTGCGCGCGCCCGCTTCGTCCGTGTCCAGCAGGTCGCGCCCGAGCTGCCCGACATACCGGGCGAAGCGCGCGTCGAGCGCCGCCGCCGGCGCCAGCTCGGCCTCGAGCGCCGCGCGCGCCGCCTCCGGCGCCTTGCCGAGTGCACGCAGCACGTCCAGGCACATCACGTTGCCCGAGCCTTCCCAGATCGAGTTGACGGGAAACTCGCGGTACAGGCGCGCCAGCGGCCCATCCTCGACATAGCCGTTGCCGCCCATGACCTCCATCGCCTCGGCGCCGAAAGCCGGGCCGCGCTTGCACAGCCAGTACTTGCCGGCCGGGGTCAGGATGCGGCCGAGCGCGGCTTCGTTCGGATCGTCTGCCCTGTCGAAGCAGCGCGCCAGGCGCAGGGCGAAGGCGGTGGCCGCTTCCGATTCGAGCGCCAGGTCGGCCAGCACGTTCTGCATCAGCGGCTGCTGCGCCAGCGGTTTGCCGAAGGCGGCGCGGCCGCGCGCGTGGTGCAGCGCGTGGCACAGGGCCGCGCGCATGATGCCGGCCGTGCCGACCACGCAATCGAGGCGGGTATGGCTGCCCATTTCGAGGATGGTCGGGATGCCGCGCCCGACCGCGCCCACCAGCCAGCCGACCGCGTCGCAGAATTCGACCTCGGACGAGGCGTTCGAGCGGTTGCCGAGTTTATCTTTCAGGCGCTGCACCCGGATCGCATTGCGGCTGCCGTCGGGCAGGAAGCGCGGCACGAAGAAACATGACAAGCCGGCACTCCCGCCTTCGTCGGTCTGTGCCAGGATCAGGTGGGCGTCCGACTGCGGCGCCGAGAAAAACCACTTGTGGCCGACGATGCGCCAGGCGCCCTCGCCTTCCTCGCCGAAGCGCGCCCTCGCCTCGCCCGGGGCAATCTCCGTTGCGCGCGTCGTGTTGGCGCGCACGTCGGTGCCGCCCTGTTTTTCCGTCATGCCCATGCCGATCAGGGCGCCGCGTTTCTGCCCGACCGGCAGCGAGCGCGGGTCGTACTCGTTCGAGAGGATTTTCGGGAGCCAGCGCTCGCCCAGCTTGCCGGCGCGGCGCAGCGCCGGCACCGAGGCGTAGGTCATCGTCACCGGGCACTGGGCGCCGTTCTCCACCTGCCCGAACAGCAGATAGGCGCCGGCCCGCGCCACCTGCGCGCCCGGGCGCGGATCGGCCCAGGGCGCAGAGTGGGCGCCGGCGCCGATCATCAGCGCCATCAATTCATGCCAGGCCGGATGGAATTCGATTTCGTCGATGCGCCGCCCGCTGCGGTCGAAGGCGACCAGGCGCGGCCCGTTGGCATTGGCCAGGCGCGCGAGGTCGAGCACTTCCGGACGGCCCAGGCGGGCGCCAAGCGCGTCGAGGCCATCGTGCGCCCACTGCGCGCCCTCGCGCGCCAGGCCCTCCTGCAAAGCCGGATCGCAGCGCAGCAGGTTGACGTCGCCGAAGGGCGGCGCCTGGTTGAAGACTTCGTGCGTGTCGAACTGGTTCATTGCGGCTCCTCGCGGCTATGCGCGTTCCGGTCTATAATGTTGCAAGAAAGCATCGAATCGAATGCTTTTGCTTTCTTAGGTGCAACTCATCGGCGACAATGGCGGTCTTGTATTGACAGCGCCTGTTAGCGATCCGTCAAGAGGCTAGCGCAAAGCGCGACGTCAGGCAAGGTGCCACTGCGGTAACGCAAATGAAGCGTAAATCACAGTGGCAACCGATCTTTTTTTAATGCCCCTTGGAATTTTTCAGTGATAAAGTGCCCTGTGGTTTGTTAAACTCGCACGGTTCCACCTGTTCAGGGTGCCCGCAATAAGGCAGATATTTCAACGATGCGCTCTCCTTCCGCCGCCGTGCCGTTCGACCAGCCGCGCCCGGCGCCGGCGCATGGCGCCGACAGCCTGCTCGAGGCCGCGGGCGATTGCGCGTTCCGGATCGCCCCGAGCGGCGAGATCCGCAGCGCCAGCCGGCGCACGCTGCGCCTGCTGGGCCTCCAGATAGCGGCCGAGGGCATGCCGCTGGCCGGCTTCGTGCTGGAGGGCGACGGCGCCGCCCTGCGCACCGCGATCGCGGAGGCCAACGCGGCGGCAGATCCGGTGCTGGTGCGCGTGCGCCTGCGCTGCGTTGACCAGGACCTACCCTTCGAACTGCGCATCGCCGAGCTCGGCGAGGACGACAGCCTGCTGGTCGTCGGGCGCGACATGAGCGCGCAGCACGCCACCGAGGAACGGCTGCGCCACATGGCGACCCACGACGCGCTGACCGAACTGCCGAACCGCCTGCTGCTGACCGACCGCATCCGCATGGTCGTCGCCAACGCGCGTCGCTCCGGCCAGGGCTTTGCCGTCGCCACGATCGGCCTCGACGGCTTCAAGAAGGTCAACGACGCGCTCGGCCACGCGATCGGCGACGCCGTGCTGCGCCAGGCCGCCGCGCGCCTGCGCCGGGCGATGCGCGACAGCGATACGCTGGCGCGCGTGGGCGGCGACGAATTCGTCGTGATCCTGCCCGGCACCGCCAGCGAGGCGCAAATCAAGCTGGTCACGGGACGCCTGCTGGCGACCCTGCAGTCGCCCTTCGAGCATGAGGGCCACACAATCCACCTCGGCGCCTCGGTCGGCGTCGCGCTCTATCCGCAGCATGCCG encodes:
- a CDS encoding class I SAM-dependent methyltransferase, with product MDSAASEKSIIALDEWLLSPAGAYVRAFEQACLDELTADIFGYNAVQIGVPQIDALAANRMPNKWQAATRTSTFDELEFAASGKQIAVALDFAELPFASQSLDLVVLPHVLEFAAEPHQVLREVERVLIPEGQVIICGFNPASLWGVRQGLGKVTRSGYLPAAGEFISMPRMKDWLKLLNLGVTRSHFGCYAPPFRTAQWINRFAVMEGAGQKWWPYLGAVYIVHAIKRVKGMHLIGPAWNKKSSRAPQAVPATNRE
- the gloB gene encoding hydroxyacylglutathione hydrolase, with product MQTRPDSNGDHAARNDLSVLTIPAFKDNYLWLIHDGSNAAVVDPGDAAPILAALAAHGLTLTAILLTHHHADHIGGVPALLDRFDVPVFGPRNDGIDAVTEPLGEGDRITVPGLGLELAVLEVPGHTLGHIAYVRTTPGLHWLFCGDTLFAGGCGRLFEGTPAQMAASLDKLASLPEDTEVYCAHEYTLSNLRFALAVEPDNKALVLRIRDESAKRAAGLPTVPSSISLERSTNPFIRYREPAIAESLLAAGKLERGAAPVQAFAALREWKNVF
- the aceB gene encoding malate synthase A, whose translation is MTIATPQGLEISAEIKPGFEQILTPEALELVAMLTRKFEPRRQELLAARVERAKRLDAGERPDFLPETAHIRNGDWKIAPIPQALECRRVEITGPVERKMVINALNSGADSYMTDFEDSNTPNWDNQITGQINMRDAVRRTISLEQNGKTYKLNDKVATLVVRPRGWHLDEKHVLVDGKRISGGIFDFALFMFHNAKEQLARGAGPYFYLPKMESHLEARLWNDIFIATQEALGLPRGTIKATVLIETIVAAFEMDEILYELREHSAGLNAGRWDYIFSCIKKFKNDKDFCLADRPKVTMTAPFMRAYALLLLKTCHKRGAPAIGGMAALIPIKNDPEKNEIAMGGVRTDKARDATDGYDGGWVAHPGLVELAMTEFKKVLGDKPNQIEKQRPDVEVTAAQLLDFKPEAPITEAGLRYNINVGIHYLGAWLAGNGCVPIHNLMEDAATAEISRSQVWQWIRSPKGVLDDGRKVTAEMVRAMIPEELANAKAAAPNGDNPSYARAAEIFEQMSTSEQFAEFLTLPLYEEI
- a CDS encoding LysR family transcriptional regulator, encoding MGKFREISTFVEVVARGSLSAAARAEGIAPAMIGRRLDALESRLGVKLLQRTTRRLALTDEGAAFLEDCQRILAEMEEAETAVSERSAHAKGHLLVSAPAGFGRQHVAPLLPSFLAEHREVTVNLNLNDRVVDVVGEGVDVAIRIASLGDSNLVAVKLAENARVVVASPAYLKRHGTPRTLADLARHNCLAISSEGSQRGWTFREHNKTVTLKVAGNMVCNDGEVLHDWALDGKGLAWRSMWEVGAHLEAGKLVTVLDDYTAPGNDIHAVFAQRRHLPLRIRAFVDFLRRAYAQPDYWRAEIKEVET
- a CDS encoding cold-shock protein — translated: MATGIVKWFNDSKGFGFITPDEGGEDLFAHFSAIQSQGFKSLQENQRVSFDVTSGPKGKQASNIQPI
- a CDS encoding Hpt domain-containing protein, which encodes MTGANDTDFFVRLTQANEDFRAGLPATLQRLGAAGADFDPATPAPALADDLQSLLHTLAGAAVTFGFRELGQGARALEQRLRVLTAFEHVGEDDWRAWLASLDDFVRSGLAAPAPAYHSAAFSLLP
- the upp gene encoding uracil phosphoribosyltransferase; protein product: MKQDPRFPSLYILNHPLIQHKLSHMREHDTSTRTFRELLKEITLLMGYEITRDLPLTTRAIQTPLVTIDAPVIAGKKLAIVPILRAGIGMSDGLLELVPSARVGHIGVYRDPDTHEPVEYLVRLPDTSERTFILCDPMVATGNSAVHAVDVLKKRGVRDDQIIFLALVAAPEGVKVFHDAHPDVKLYVASLDSHLNEHAYIVPGLGDAGDRIFGTK
- a CDS encoding isovaleryl-CoA dehydrogenase, with protein sequence MNQFDTHEVFNQAPPFGDVNLLRCDPALQEGLAREGAQWAHDGLDALGARLGRPEVLDLARLANANGPRLVAFDRSGRRIDEIEFHPAWHELMALMIGAGAHSAPWADPRPGAQVARAGAYLLFGQVENGAQCPVTMTYASVPALRRAGKLGERWLPKILSNEYDPRSLPVGQKRGALIGMGMTEKQGGTDVRANTTRATEIAPGEARARFGEEGEGAWRIVGHKWFFSAPQSDAHLILAQTDEGGSAGLSCFFVPRFLPDGSRNAIRVQRLKDKLGNRSNASSEVEFCDAVGWLVGAVGRGIPTILEMGSHTRLDCVVGTAGIMRAALCHALHHARGRAAFGKPLAQQPLMQNVLADLALESEAATAFALRLARCFDRADDPNEAALGRILTPAGKYWLCKRGPAFGAEAMEVMGGNGYVEDGPLARLYREFPVNSIWEGSGNVMCLDVLRALGKAPEAARAALEAELAPAAALDARFARYVGQLGRDLLDTDEAGARRLAERLVIAVQGALLLQHAPPYVAEAFVASRIAQDVGGAFGRLPSGLDLDAILARALKL